A window of the Lactuca sativa cultivar Salinas chromosome 7, Lsat_Salinas_v11, whole genome shotgun sequence genome harbors these coding sequences:
- the LOC111911487 gene encoding protein trichome birefringence-like 12, with protein MASKLPSTLLTWLVLSTCSLIFFYSKLLPLYPSSKPSKIPSSPPPTPCNLFSGKWVIDPRRRPLYDETCPFHRNAWNCIRNQRDNMNRINSWKWVPEECELHDIDPFEFMTLMRDKRIGFIGDSLNENFLVSLLCTLRVADMDAKKWKRKGAWRGAYFPKFNVTIAYHRAVLLAKYDQEINGVKGAYRVDVDIPAKEWAEIGGFYDVLVFNTGHWWGYDKFPKESPLAFYKRGKPIIPAPNMYEGLEIVLKNMVVYIEKEFPKTLKFWRLQSPRHFHGGDWNQNGSCLFDDPLKKFEVDLWFDPRNNGVNKEARLINELIIKALEETSIELLDLTHLSEFRADAHPATWLGKKDAVSVWGQDCMHWCLPGVPDTWVNVLWQLMKNRIGRR; from the exons ATGGCTAGTAAGCTACCTTCAACACTATTAACATGGTTAGTCCTGTCGACTTGTTCACTCATTTTCTTCTACTCGAAACTACTCCCTCTATACCCATCTTCAAAACCCTCAAAGATCCCATCATCACCACCCCCAACACCCTGTAACCTATTCTCCGGAAAATGGGTAATTGACCCCCGTCGACGACCTCTCTACGACGAGACATGTCCTTTCCACAGAAACGCATGGAACTGTATTAGAAACCAGAGAGATAACATGAACCGGATCAATTCATGGAAATGGGTACCCGAGGAATGCGAGCTTCATGATATTGATCCGTTTGAGTTCATGACTTTGATGAGGGATAAGCGAATTGGGTTTATTGGGGattctttgaatgagaatttCTTGGTGAGTTTATTGTGTACACTTAGGGTTGCTGATATGGATGCTAAGAAATGGAAGAGGAAAGGGGCTTGGAGAGGAGCTTATTTCCCTAAATTCAATGTCACTATTGCATATCATCGTGCAGTTTTGTTAGCAAAATACGA TCAGGAGATCAATGGAGTCAAGGGTGCATATCGTGTAGATGTTGATATTCCAGCAAAAGAATGGGCAGAAATCGGTGGTTTCTATGATGTTCTTGTTTTCAACACTGGACACTG GTGGGGTTATGACAAGTTTCCAAAAGAATCTCCTCTTGCTTTTTACAAAAGAGGGAAGCCAATAATTCCTGCTCCAAATATGTATGAAGGGCTTGAAATTGTACTCAAGAACATGGTTGTTTATATAGAAAAAGAATTCCCAAAAACACTCAAGTTTTGGAGACTACAATCACCTAGACACTTCCATGGTGGTGATTGGAATCAAAATGGAAGTTGCTTATTTGATGATCCCCTTAAGAAATTCGAG GTTGACTTGTGGTTTGATCCCAGAAACAATGGGGTAAACAAAGAAGCAAGATTAATCAATGAATTGATTATAAAAGCACTTGAAGAAACAAGTATTGAACTACTTGACTTGACTCATTTAAGTGAGTTTAGGGCAGATGCTCATCCTGCCACGTGGCTAGGAAAGAAGGATGCAGTGTCAGTGTGGGGACAGGACTGCATGCATTGGTGCCTGCCAGGTGTCCCTGACACTTGGGTCAATGTGTTGTGGCAACTTATGAAGAATAGGATAgggagaagatga
- the LOC111911486 gene encoding peptide methionine sulfoxide reductase B5 codes for MTSILGSSSTPLSRFLPKPIFNRTNLFPLSKSTRHSFTKIVNFGGLGLESGSRVSYRSKRGFRGGIMAMADSGPVQKSEDEWRAVLSPEQFRILRQKGTEYPGTGQYNHFYEEGVYTCAGCNTPLYKSTTKFNSGCGWPAFYEGLPGAINRHADPDGMRVEITCAACGGHLGHVFKGEGFRTPTDERHCVNSISLKFTTGN; via the exons ATGACGTCAATTTTGGGTTCTAGTTCTACCCCTTTATCTCGATTTCTCCCAAAACCAATATTCAATCGCACCAACCTCTTCCCTTTATCGAAATCAACTCGACATTCGTTCACGAAAATCGTCAATTTTGGCGGATTAGGGCTTGAATCTGGTAGCCGGGTTTCATATCGAAGCAAGCGAGGGTTTAGAGGTGGAATTATGGCTATGGCGGATTCCGGTCCCGTTCAGAAATCAGAGGATGAATGGCGTGCAGTTCTATCTCCTGAACAGTTTCGTATCTTGAGACAAAAAGGAACCGA GTATCCAGGAACAGGTCAATATAACCATTTTTATGAAGAGGGAGTGTACACTTGTGCAGGATGCAACACTCCTCTTTACAAATCAACCACAAAGTTTAACTCCGGTTGTGGGTGGCCGGCGTTCTATGAAGGTCTTCCCGGAGCTATAAACCGCCAT GCTGATCCAGATGGAATGAGGGTGGAGATCACGTGCGCAGCATGTGGAGGGCATCTTGGGCATGTATTCAAAGGTGAAGGTTTTCGTACACCAACAGATGAACGCCATTGTGTTAATAGCATCTCCCTTAAATTTACCACTGGAAATTAA
- the LOC111911456 gene encoding uncharacterized protein LOC111911456, with translation MALIRVHVHLLPGTHPLRFTNFQTHPSLHCNKIPPKLRISCSSSNSKSINDMELAMDLSTEIERMKIQMIQTQEAMKTSRKLLYAELCLYLGLGKEELRRKWERMEEDDKWVLAEEFVSDWSSNFHPLSAKSVKQLVDQHLFQDGNDHDNGNNKDNNSSQDSSSSSLLFSGLKKLMGFPDDK, from the coding sequence ATGGCCCTAATTAGGGTTCATGTTCATCTCCTTCCCGGAACACACCCCCTACGATTCACAAATTTCCAAACGCACCCATCTCTCCACTGCAATAAAATCCCACCAAAACTTCGAATCTCATGCTCCAGTTCCAATTCAAAAAGCATCAATGATATGGAGCTCGCGATGGATTTGTCAACAGAGATCGAAAGGATGAAAATCCAGATGATACAAACTCAGGAAGCCATGAAAACGAGCAGGAAGCTCTTGTATGCAGAACTGTGCTTGTACCTTGGATTGGGGAAAGAGGAATTGAGGAGAAAATGGGAGCGAATGGAGGAAGATGACAAATGGGTTTTGGCTGAAGAATTCGTATCAGATTGGAGTTCCAATTTTCATCCATTGTCTGCTAAATCCGTTAAGCAGTTGGTCGATCAACACTTATTTCAAGATGGCAACGACCACGACAATGGTAATAACAAGGATAATAACTCatctcaagattcttcttcttcttcgttatTGTTTAGTGGATTGAAGAAACTCATGGGATTTCCAGATGATAAATGA